In one Halictus rubicundus isolate RS-2024b chromosome 14, iyHalRubi1_principal, whole genome shotgun sequence genomic region, the following are encoded:
- the LOC143360996 gene encoding dynein regulatory complex protein 11 isoform X2, with the protein MSSVTYDELWKDTQMALNELIQVDTNLQNAKPQRDRKKARNINSELYVKYIIITNKLELCYDQVVQPQKRILLRQLLDSCLGRVLELKHELVEIDLSEYSYFDDILINLGVTPQEIEIQLPRYFRRERIKEIEERRSFIESTLRSVGALDEVVLPKQMSELEAVRLIQAHERARQGRLRFQVMKEIRKMKERSTVKPEMDILDVLCEKTAAMRIQKVWKGYVTRRKIRKRRVDEMLLIGMLQPSQEFTKAARQAEKVRQERYEKQIEYQKLYESLLIEIKDQIRKEKSAIMEENIRSEIRNWINTYFQQTGKIPDLPSVESGGSRIIFSRQGTESTISKSTAVSSKESKKSKKSKAKKDSETEQSEEETEQGFKSIPSHFLSELVHANQEYQEVWKDKDDSMNATQLPYLNIIEKEKTEEVENEVRVVVDQALRGDIEALQNALDRDKGLKGKRAKKSQKRIRRSGKKNKKRKEKDLTPDRTTESLFEELLTQGIIKLHPEVALNDFKGEKSFTNSNLREKGKDPLPAIGDIRQLIAEYCIIPLGNGTLRELTPLIRSVLIAGPHGSGKKMLVNAICTELGATLFDITPANIAGKYPGKSGLIMLVHLISKVSRLLQPSVIFMDGAEKPFVKKVPKTDKSDPKRLKKDLPKLVKNITNEDRVIFIGTTSSPWDGDQKLLYQTYDKIIYIPRPDYGSVSLVWKDLLHKYSGINRQFDTSVMTKICDGFTIGTVLAAINEVMTTKRKVQLRTHPLTHVELINALSSKDPVYREEEDAFLVWLAKTPIYRKKQRVHELELQRLEEANEKQKRKGKKS; encoded by the exons aTGTCCAGTGTGACATACGATGAACTTTGGAAAGACACGCAAATGGCGCTAAACGAATTAATTCAAGTGGACACAAACTTACAGAACGCGAAGCCGCAAAGAGATCGTAAAAAAGCTCGTAACATAAATTCCGAGTTGTACGTGAAGTACATAATTATCACTAACAAGCTCGAGTTATGTTACGATCAAGTGGTGCAGCCGCAAAAACGAATATTATTAAGACAGTTACTGGATTCCTGTCTTGGTAGAGTTTTGGAATTGAAACACGAGCTAGTCGAAATAGATCTTTCGGAATACAGTTACTTCgatgatattttaataaatttaggtGTTACGCCGCAAGAAATCGAGATTCAATTGCCTAGATATTTTCGACGGGAACGTATCAAAGAGATCGAGGAAAGGCGAAGCTTTATAGAAAGTACTTTGAGATCCGTTGGTGCGCTGGACGAAGTAGTATTGCCAAAACAAATGAGCGAATTAGAAGCTGTCAGGCTTATACAG GCTCACGAACGTGCAAGACAGGGGCGGTTAAGATTCCAAGTTATGAAAGAGATCCGTAAAATGAAAGAGAGATCGACAGTCAAACCAGAAATGGATATCTTGGACGTGTTGTGTGAGAAAACAGCTGCAATGAGGATTCAAAAAGTGTGGAAAGGATATGTCACCaggagaaaaattcgaaaaagacGTGTCGACGAAATGTTACTCATTG gtATGCTTCAACCTAGTCAAGAATTCACTAAAGCCGCTAGACAGGCAGAGAAAGTTAGACAAGAGAGATACGAGAAACAAATCGAATACCAAAAATTATACGAATCTTTATTGATCGAGATTAAAGACCAAATCCGAAAAGAAAAAAGTGCCATAATGGAGGAGAATATCAGAAGCGAAATCCGAAACTGGATAAACACATACTTTCAACAAACAGGAAAGATTCCTGATTTGCCATCTGTTGAAAGCGGAGGGTCCAGAATTATATTTAGTAGGCAG GGAACTGAAAGCACTATAAGCAAATCTACGGCAGTGTCATCAAAGGAAtccaaaaaatcgaaaaaatcaaAAGCAAAAAAGGATAGTGAAACAGAACAATCTGAAGAAGAAACGGAGCAAGGCTTCAAGTCGATTCCTTCTCATTTTTTATCAGAACTAGTACACGCTAACCAAGAGTATCAGGAAGTATGGAAAGACAAAGATGACTCTATGAATGCTACACAATTGCCgtatttaaatataatagaaaaagaaaaaactgaaGAAGTAGAAAACGAAGTTAGAGTTGTTGTAGATCAAGCGCTAAGAG GTGATATAGAGGCCTTACAAAATGCATTGGACAGAGATAAAGGATTGAAAGGTAAACGTGCAAAAAAGTCACAGAAACGAATTCGTCGCAGCGGAAAGAAGAAtaagaaacgaaaagaaaaagacCTAACACCTGACAGAACGACAGAGTCACTATTTGAAGAACTGCTGACACAAGGCATTATTAAGCTTCACCCAGAAGTTGCACTTAACGATTTTAAAGGGGAGAAATCTTTTACCAATAGCAATTTAAGAGAAAAGGGAAAAGATCCTTTGCCAGCAATTG GAGATATAAGACAGTTAATAGCTGAATACTGTATAATTCCTCTGGGAAACGGCACTCTCAGAGAACTGACACCTTTGATAAGGTCAGTGTTAATCGCCGGACCACACGGTAGTGGAAAAAAGATGTTAGTAAATGCAATTTGCACAGAGCTCGGTGCTACACTATTTGATATTACGCCAGCGAATATCGCCGGGAAATATCCTGGAAAATCGGGATTGATTATGCTTGTTCATTTAATATCAAAg GTATCGCGTTTGTTACAACCATCGGTGATATTCATGGACGGGGCTGAAAAACCATTTGTTAAAAAAGTTCCAAAAACGGATAAGTCTGATCCGAAAcgattgaaaaaagatttaccTAAGTTAGTGAAGAACATTACAAACGAAGACAGAGTAATTTTTATTGGAACTACAAGCTCACCATGGGATGGAGATCAGAAGCTTTTATATCAAACTTATGACAAAATCATATATATCCCCAGACCAGATTATGGAAGTGTGTCTCTTGTATGGAAAGATTTGTTGCACAAA TATTCTGGAATTAACAGACAATTCGATACGTCCGTTATGACTAAAATTTGTGACGGTTTCACTATTGGTACCGTATTAGCGGCAATTAACGAG GTGATGACCACCAAACGAAAGGTGCAATTAAGAACGCATCCTTTAACGCATGTTGAATTGATAAATGCGCTGAGCTCAAAGGATCCGGTTTatcgagaagaagaagacgcaTTCTTAG TATGGCTCGCAAAAACGCCGATATATCGCAAAAAACAACGCGTGCACGAATTAGAGTTGCAACGATTAGAGGAAGCgaacgaaaaacaaaaaaggaaaggaaagaaGTCATGA
- the LOC143360996 gene encoding dynein regulatory complex protein 11 isoform X1 produces MSSVTYDELWKDTQMALNELIQVDTNLQNAKPQRDRKKARNINSELYVKYIIITNKLELCYDQVVQPQKRILLRQLLDSCLGRVLELKHELVEIDLSEYSYFDDILINLGVTPQEIEIQLPRYFRRERIKEIEERRSFIESTLRSVGALDEVVLPKQMSELEAVRLIQAHERARQGRLRFQVMKEIRKMKERSTVKPEMDILDVLCEKTAAMRIQKVWKGYVTRRKIRKRRVDEMLLIGMLQPSQEFTKAARQAEKVRQERYEKQIEYQKLYESLLIEIKDQIRKEKSAIMEENIRSEIRNWINTYFQQTGKIPDLPSVESGGSRIIFSRQGTESTISKSTAVSSKESKKSKKSKAKKDSETEQSEEETEQGFKSIPSHFLSELVHANQEYQEVWKDKDDSMNATQLPYLNIIEKEKTEEVENEVRVVVDQALRGDIEALQNALDRDKGLKGKRAKKSQKRIRRSGKKNKKRKEKDLTPDRTTESLFEELLTQGIIKLHPEVALNDFKGEKSFTNSNLREKGKDPLPAIGDIRQLIAEYCIIPLGNGTLRELTPLIRSVLIAGPHGSGKKMLVNAICTELGATLFDITPANIAGKYPGKSGLIMLVHLISKVSRLLQPSVIFMDGAEKPFVKKVPKTDKSDPKRLKKDLPKLVKNITNEDRVIFIGTTSSPWDGDQKLLYQTYDKIIYIPRPDYGSVSLVWKDLLHKYSGINRQFDTSVMTKICDGFTIGTVLAAINEVMTTKRKVQLRTHPLTHVELINALSSKDPVYREEEDAFLGSIPINNVNNYNKQKRPFFLLFCAVWLAKTPIYRKKQRVHELELQRLEEANEKQKRKGKKS; encoded by the exons aTGTCCAGTGTGACATACGATGAACTTTGGAAAGACACGCAAATGGCGCTAAACGAATTAATTCAAGTGGACACAAACTTACAGAACGCGAAGCCGCAAAGAGATCGTAAAAAAGCTCGTAACATAAATTCCGAGTTGTACGTGAAGTACATAATTATCACTAACAAGCTCGAGTTATGTTACGATCAAGTGGTGCAGCCGCAAAAACGAATATTATTAAGACAGTTACTGGATTCCTGTCTTGGTAGAGTTTTGGAATTGAAACACGAGCTAGTCGAAATAGATCTTTCGGAATACAGTTACTTCgatgatattttaataaatttaggtGTTACGCCGCAAGAAATCGAGATTCAATTGCCTAGATATTTTCGACGGGAACGTATCAAAGAGATCGAGGAAAGGCGAAGCTTTATAGAAAGTACTTTGAGATCCGTTGGTGCGCTGGACGAAGTAGTATTGCCAAAACAAATGAGCGAATTAGAAGCTGTCAGGCTTATACAG GCTCACGAACGTGCAAGACAGGGGCGGTTAAGATTCCAAGTTATGAAAGAGATCCGTAAAATGAAAGAGAGATCGACAGTCAAACCAGAAATGGATATCTTGGACGTGTTGTGTGAGAAAACAGCTGCAATGAGGATTCAAAAAGTGTGGAAAGGATATGTCACCaggagaaaaattcgaaaaagacGTGTCGACGAAATGTTACTCATTG gtATGCTTCAACCTAGTCAAGAATTCACTAAAGCCGCTAGACAGGCAGAGAAAGTTAGACAAGAGAGATACGAGAAACAAATCGAATACCAAAAATTATACGAATCTTTATTGATCGAGATTAAAGACCAAATCCGAAAAGAAAAAAGTGCCATAATGGAGGAGAATATCAGAAGCGAAATCCGAAACTGGATAAACACATACTTTCAACAAACAGGAAAGATTCCTGATTTGCCATCTGTTGAAAGCGGAGGGTCCAGAATTATATTTAGTAGGCAG GGAACTGAAAGCACTATAAGCAAATCTACGGCAGTGTCATCAAAGGAAtccaaaaaatcgaaaaaatcaaAAGCAAAAAAGGATAGTGAAACAGAACAATCTGAAGAAGAAACGGAGCAAGGCTTCAAGTCGATTCCTTCTCATTTTTTATCAGAACTAGTACACGCTAACCAAGAGTATCAGGAAGTATGGAAAGACAAAGATGACTCTATGAATGCTACACAATTGCCgtatttaaatataatagaaaaagaaaaaactgaaGAAGTAGAAAACGAAGTTAGAGTTGTTGTAGATCAAGCGCTAAGAG GTGATATAGAGGCCTTACAAAATGCATTGGACAGAGATAAAGGATTGAAAGGTAAACGTGCAAAAAAGTCACAGAAACGAATTCGTCGCAGCGGAAAGAAGAAtaagaaacgaaaagaaaaagacCTAACACCTGACAGAACGACAGAGTCACTATTTGAAGAACTGCTGACACAAGGCATTATTAAGCTTCACCCAGAAGTTGCACTTAACGATTTTAAAGGGGAGAAATCTTTTACCAATAGCAATTTAAGAGAAAAGGGAAAAGATCCTTTGCCAGCAATTG GAGATATAAGACAGTTAATAGCTGAATACTGTATAATTCCTCTGGGAAACGGCACTCTCAGAGAACTGACACCTTTGATAAGGTCAGTGTTAATCGCCGGACCACACGGTAGTGGAAAAAAGATGTTAGTAAATGCAATTTGCACAGAGCTCGGTGCTACACTATTTGATATTACGCCAGCGAATATCGCCGGGAAATATCCTGGAAAATCGGGATTGATTATGCTTGTTCATTTAATATCAAAg GTATCGCGTTTGTTACAACCATCGGTGATATTCATGGACGGGGCTGAAAAACCATTTGTTAAAAAAGTTCCAAAAACGGATAAGTCTGATCCGAAAcgattgaaaaaagatttaccTAAGTTAGTGAAGAACATTACAAACGAAGACAGAGTAATTTTTATTGGAACTACAAGCTCACCATGGGATGGAGATCAGAAGCTTTTATATCAAACTTATGACAAAATCATATATATCCCCAGACCAGATTATGGAAGTGTGTCTCTTGTATGGAAAGATTTGTTGCACAAA TATTCTGGAATTAACAGACAATTCGATACGTCCGTTATGACTAAAATTTGTGACGGTTTCACTATTGGTACCGTATTAGCGGCAATTAACGAG GTGATGACCACCAAACGAAAGGTGCAATTAAGAACGCATCCTTTAACGCATGTTGAATTGATAAATGCGCTGAGCTCAAAGGATCCGGTTTatcgagaagaagaagacgcaTTCTTAGGTAGTATACCAATAAATAATGTTAATAATTACAATAAGCAAAAAAGACCATTTTTCTTACTATTTTGTGCAGTATGGCTCGCAAAAACGCCGATATATCGCAAAAAACAACGCGTGCACGAATTAGAGTTGCAACGATTAGAGGAAGCgaacgaaaaacaaaaaaggaaaggaaagaaGTCATGA
- the Csn3 gene encoding COP9 signalosome subunit 3 codes for MASALEQFVNNVQTLSKQGNFRELCEIMIKNVDVLMENGQHLDNVLETLDLQQHSLGILVVLCVKFTLPNPNGVNTANAYRPLLNQVQEFIIGCNGEQVRFAPDTYAELCHLFTEKLVQLQIPLRGIDLLCRAIRKIQLFDSQLTSIHADLCQLCLLSKCFKPALEFLDLDITGIGQEGGQFDSKYFLLYYYYGGIIYTALKNYDRALYFFEVCVTTPAVAVSYIMLEAYKKYILVSLIMHGKVLNLPRYTSQVVNRYMKPLSQQYEELANAYQLNSCGEVRKVIFKYEHLFTRDHNTGLVKQVLSFLYKKNIQRLTKTFLTLSLSDVASRVQLAGPHEAEKYILNMIEEGEIFATINKKDGMVVFHDDPEKYNSPKMLAKLENLMAACMELDKRVLEMEEEVVLTPQYVRKMYGQNDQDDQTAGPATANVTNVQGQSKHNTYSM; via the exons ATGGCGTCGGCATTGGAGCAGTTTGTAAATAATGTGCAGACGCTTTCGAAACAAG GTAATTTTCGGGAGCTATGTGaaataatgattaaaaatgtagaTGTTCTAATGGAGAATGGACAACACTTAGACAACGTTCTGGAAACGTTAGATCTACAACAACACTCACTAGGTATTTTGGTAGTGTTGTGTGTAAAATTCACATTACCTAATCCTAATGGTGTGAACACTGCTAATGCTTATAGACCACTACTTAATCAGGTTCAGGAATTTATTATTGGTTGTAACGGAGAACAAGTTAGATTTGCACCAGATACAT ATGCAGAACTATGTCATCTTTTTACCGAGAAATTAGTTCAATTACAAATACCGTTGCGTGGTATTGATTTATTGTGCCGTGCAATACGTAAAATACAGTTGTTTGATAGCCAGCTGACTTCGATACACGCCGATCTCTGCCAACTATGTCTATTATCCAAGTGTTTCAAGCCAGCGCTAGAGTTTCTTGACTTGGACATCACTGGTATCGGTCAAGAAGGAGGACAGTTCGACTCAAAATATTTCCTACTTTATTACTATTATGGTGGAATAATATATACGGCGTTGAAGAATTATGATAGAGCACTGTATTTTTTCGAGGTGTGTGTAACAACACCTGCTGTTGCAGTTAGTTACATTATGTTAGAGGCATATAagaagtatattctggtctcTCTAATAATGCATGGGAAAGTCCTAAACTTACCTAGGTACACGAGTCAAGTGGTCAATAGGTACATGAAACCTTTAAGTCAGCAATACGAAGAATTGGCCAATGCTTACCAACTAAATAGTTGTGGAGAAGTTCGGAAagttatttttaaatatgaacATCTTTTTACAAGAGATCACAATACGGGGCTTGTAAAACAAGTTCTCAGCTTTTTGTACAAAAAGAATATACAAAGGTTGACAAAGACTTTTTTAACACTTAGCTTAAGTGATGTAGCGAGCAGAGTTCAACTAGCAGGACCCCATGAGGCGGAAAAGTATATCCTAAATATG ATCGAAGAAGGAGAAATTTTTGCCACGATCAATAAAAAGGATGGAATGGTAGTATTTCACGATGATCCAGAAAAATACAACTCACCAAAAATGTTGGCAAAACTAGAAAATTTAATGGCGGCGTGTATGGAATTAGATAAGAGAGTACTTGAAATGGAAGAAGAAGTTGTTCTCACTCCACAATATGTTCGAAA